Genomic DNA from Candidatus Koribacter versatilis Ellin345:
GCGGCCGAATAGCGGGCTTTCTGTGCCTTCCCGTCGATCCAGAGATAAGAGGCGGAGACCAGTTGACCGCGAAGTGGAGCCGCCAAGGTTCGATTCAAGGCACCCAGCAATTCGCCAGGGTGGTCCGCACTCGAAGCGACCGACTGCACTGCAACCTTGAGCATCGAGGCAATCAATGCGGCGGGCACACCGTGTCCGCAGACATCGGCGACAAGTATTCCGACTGACTGGGGATCGGTTTGCAGGAACTCGTAAAAATCCCCTGCGACGGAAGCGGCAGGTTGGTAACGGGCCGCAATGCGTACTCCCGTGAGTTCTGGGACAGTGGTCGGCAGGATCGAAACCTGGATTTCGCGCGCTACTTGCAATTCACTTTCGATCCCGAGAAGGCGACGTTCGCTTTGCTCCACCATCTGGAGCGCGGAGTGGCCGAACGCCGCCAGCAAAATGGCGAATCCGAGATGCTCGAAGATGTTCGGCATCGGATGTCCCAAAGGATTAATGATGTTGGAGAACAACGCTTCTACAGTGAACACGAACGCGGCAAACGTGAAGAACCCGCGAGACGGCATCACGCAATACTTCGCAAAGAGCTTGTTGCTACTTACGACGACGAGCAGCACCGCCAGACCAAGCGCAGCCACGAGATTATTCGGTACCAGGAGTCGGTTCGGATCGCCGGTGACCAGGAACACGGCGAATGCGACGATGGCGATCGCCACTTCGATCACAACGAGTACGGCACTGAACCGTCGAACCCAGCCGCGGGTGGCCTCCATCCACGAGAGAAAAGCGAATGGCAGGACAAGATACATCGTCAACGCGCGCGCATACGGCTCGATTACGCGAATCGGATAAGGTTGGATGCCGTGTAGCGGTACCCATAGGACGTTCACACCGTAGAGGCAGGTCCAGATACCGAGCCAGTAGAACATGCGTACTTTGGTACGACGGCGCGCAAACGCGATCGCACAACTCGCAAGCCCTACTATGACGAACGCGGTGCCACACGCAAGGTCTATGGCATCGGCACGCAGAGTTGCACGGTCAATGGTTACGGGCAGATCAGTCAGCATCTGCATCCAAATGTGAACGAAGTTTCGCTTTTACGCAGTGATAACGCCCCCAATTGATTGGATCAGTTAACCTCGTTGAGAGAGGAATATCGGACGATGAAACGGCTTCTAGCTCGGCTGTGCTTCCTGCTGCTGATCTCTGTTGGCGCTTTTGCGCAAAGCATTCCCGTCATCACTGTCGATCAACCGCCGAACTCAGCGGAACAGCAGAAGAAGCACTATGTAGTTCTGGTGTCGCTGGATGGCTTTCGATATGACTACGCGAAAAAGTATGGGGCGACGCATCTCCTGGAAATCGCCAAACATGGGGCGAGCGTTCCCGACGGAATGATTCCGTCGTATCCGTCTCTGACCTTTCCGAACCACTACACCTTGGTGACCGGACTGTATCCCGAGCACCACGGGATTGTGGGCAACGAGTTTTACGATCCGGAGCGCAAAGCGAAGTACGCGTTGAGTGACAAAGCGGCGGAAGCCGATGGTACGTGGTACGAGGGCACGCCGTTGTGGTCGCTGGCGGTGAAGCAGGGAATGCGTAGTGCCTGTTTCTTCTGGCCGGGATCGGTGGCGGAGATCGCAGGAGCGCGGCCCACTTACTACCTGCGTTACGACAACTCCATCCCGGACGAGAGGCGTGTCGAGCAGGTCATCGCGTGGCTCAAGCTTCCTGCCGAGCAGCGTCCTCACTTCATCACGCTGTACTACTCGAAGGTCGATCATGCCGGACACGAATTCGGCCCGGACAGTCCGCAGGTTGCGGAGGCAGTGAAGAGTGTGGATGCAACGATTGGCCTGCTCGAGGAAAACCTGCAGGCACTGCATCTGCCGATTGACCTGATCGTTGTTTCGGACCACGGCATGGCGAAGACGGACCCGAATTGGGTCACGCTCGACAAATATGCTTCCCTCGACGGCTTCGTGACGGTTGGGCTGAGCCTGTACGCACCCTCGGAAGCTGCCGCCGAAAAGGCGTACGAGAAGCTGAAGGGCGGGGATTCGCGCTTCAACGTCTACCGGCGGAAGGACGTGCCGGCTGAGCTGCATTTCAACAGCAATCCGCGCGAAGGAGATCCGGTGGTGGTTGCAAAGGGTTCGTGGGCGATCCGCGCGACCACAAACTCCTACGGCGGAGACAAGCCACCGAATATTGGCAATCATGGGTTCGATCCGCGTGTGCTGCCGGAGATGAAGGCGGTCTTTTACGCGGAGGGGCCCGACATCAAACCCGGAGTTCAGTTGCAGAGCTTCGAGAACGTAAACGTGTTCCCGTTGATTGTGGAACTGCTAGGTCTTGATAGCCCGAAGGTTGACGGTGACCCCAAAGTTCTTTCGGGAATTGTTAAGAAATAGACTACCTAGCCGATTTCGTAGTCGAAATCGTAGAAGTGCTTGCCGCTGGGCTGGATATCGATCTTCATGGCGCCGCGAATACCGGCAAGTTCTCCGGTGCCTGAATCAGGGACGACGACGATGTTCAGCGCGGGCGTGCCGCGATCCATGGTGGCGTTGTGCTGCAGTATGAACGATCCGCTTCGGCCGTCAAGGGTGCCCGTCACGCGCTCGATCGCGACATAGCCCGCCGACCCTTTGACCTCGGTCATGAAGGTCAGCATTTCGCCCTTGCTGGTTGCTTCGAGAGCGCCGTGGAACTGCTTGTCGATGGACATGCGGCCCAGTTGAGCGGCTTCGGCGCAGGGATTGTCGGCCTTTTGCGGGAGTATCTTTACGTCGAATGGCCCGTTTGCTTTCATTTTGCTCTCCAAAAATTCCCTAAATTTGTCTGTCGAAGATTGTACGGCCCATTCGATACATCTTCGGGCGGGCACGATCGTCCGCACATCTTAACGCGAGGTACACCGTGAACCCATTCGAATCGTCTACGCGGATTACACCGTTCCTCTGGTTCGACGAAAACGCCGAAGAGGCAGTCGAATTTTACTGTTCGATCTTTAAAAATGCGCGACGCATTGGGGAACTCCACGCGGATGGTGCGCCGCACACGCCGAAAGGCAAGCCGCTTACCGTTACTTTCGAGCTCGATGGCCAGCGGTTCACGGCGCTCAACGGCGGGCCCTACTTCAAATTCACGGAAGCGGTTTCGTTCGCAATCCGCTGCGACTCGCAGGCGGAAGTGGATGAATACTGGTCGAAGCTGACCGCGGACGGAGGGCAGGAATCGCAGTGCGGCTGGCTGAAGGACAAGTATGGTCTCTCATGGCAGGTGGTGCCGAAACAGCTTCCGGAGTTGATCAAAAACCCGAAGGCGATGCAGGCAATGATGGGAATGAAGAAGATCGAGCTCGGCGAGTTGGAGAAAGCAGCGAAGTCCTAGGCGGGGTTGCGGGGAGCAATCGACGCTCCCCGCGTTTTGGTTACTGCTTGTCATATACCTGGGTCGACGTCATCTTCTTCCCATCGGCACCGGCGCCTTCGATTGTCAAGGTGCGCGT
This window encodes:
- a CDS encoding VOC family protein: MNPFESSTRITPFLWFDENAEEAVEFYCSIFKNARRIGELHADGAPHTPKGKPLTVTFELDGQRFTALNGGPYFKFTEAVSFAIRCDSQAEVDEYWSKLTADGGQESQCGWLKDKYGLSWQVVPKQLPELIKNPKAMQAMMGMKKIELGELEKAAKS
- a CDS encoding DUF3224 domain-containing protein, whose amino-acid sequence is MKANGPFDVKILPQKADNPCAEAAQLGRMSIDKQFHGALEATSKGEMLTFMTEVKGSAGYVAIERVTGTLDGRSGSFILQHNATMDRGTPALNIVVVPDSGTGELAGIRGAMKIDIQPSGKHFYDFDYEIG
- a CDS encoding PP2C family protein-serine/threonine phosphatase; amino-acid sequence: MLTDLPVTIDRATLRADAIDLACGTAFVIVGLASCAIAFARRRTKVRMFYWLGIWTCLYGVNVLWVPLHGIQPYPIRVIEPYARALTMYLVLPFAFLSWMEATRGWVRRFSAVLVVIEVAIAIVAFAVFLVTGDPNRLLVPNNLVAALGLAVLLVVVSSNKLFAKYCVMPSRGFFTFAAFVFTVEALFSNIINPLGHPMPNIFEHLGFAILLAAFGHSALQMVEQSERRLLGIESELQVAREIQVSILPTTVPELTGVRIAARYQPAASVAGDFYEFLQTDPQSVGILVADVCGHGVPAALIASMLKVAVQSVASSADHPGELLGALNRTLAAPLRGQLVSASYLWIDGKAQKARYSAAGHPPMLRWRNGRLEAVESNGLLFGVLPDVVYPEREIALTKGERLLIYTDGVTEPENLQGVEFGAGGLQALLAKNGMESGAEVATRVFAEVPLWQVEQRQQDDMTLVVVDVL
- a CDS encoding ectonucleotide pyrophosphatase/phosphodiesterase, yielding MKRLLARLCFLLLISVGAFAQSIPVITVDQPPNSAEQQKKHYVVLVSLDGFRYDYAKKYGATHLLEIAKHGASVPDGMIPSYPSLTFPNHYTLVTGLYPEHHGIVGNEFYDPERKAKYALSDKAAEADGTWYEGTPLWSLAVKQGMRSACFFWPGSVAEIAGARPTYYLRYDNSIPDERRVEQVIAWLKLPAEQRPHFITLYYSKVDHAGHEFGPDSPQVAEAVKSVDATIGLLEENLQALHLPIDLIVVSDHGMAKTDPNWVTLDKYASLDGFVTVGLSLYAPSEAAAEKAYEKLKGGDSRFNVYRRKDVPAELHFNSNPREGDPVVVAKGSWAIRATTNSYGGDKPPNIGNHGFDPRVLPEMKAVFYAEGPDIKPGVQLQSFENVNVFPLIVELLGLDSPKVDGDPKVLSGIVKK